One segment of Panicum virgatum strain AP13 chromosome 1K, P.virgatum_v5, whole genome shotgun sequence DNA contains the following:
- the LOC120702446 gene encoding uncharacterized protein LOC120702446 codes for MSADPSTQDAMEEEALKAKHAAERKFHARNIKGAKRSAIKAHNLCPTLEGISQMISTLDVHLASESKIDGESDWYRILSLTAWADEEEVKKQYRKLALQLHPDKNKSVGAEAAFKLISEAWSVLSDKSRKMLYDQKRRDHSAMNGTNGLYACDTKTNKRARKNAAAAASAAVEATTRPAGADTFWTSCNRCRMQYEYLRIYLNHNLLCPNCNHAFMAVETGFPCNGTSTAFAWTTKTQQQKNHTTVDHSYQSASRTSSIPGAGHGAYQQENTYESYNSQSFQFNQYPKTTGAAAAANGYRTQTLEKSKRKHEENYIFNYFSSGNEYPSGRGRHSKRRRNINNGYAYASVDYDGETVAATAGMTVIADAGRVNGTSGEKFRSAVSGRKANVLREILQLDTRALLLEKAKAAVHEKLQGLNVLSSQFAEKRKADRREKHVDNDIKVNGIYPNNPINKCKKYSSKDADVGIPATDELNPEQKRVPVSIDVPDPDFHDFDKDRTERAFGNDQVWATYDSEDGMPRLYAMVQKVISMKPFRIRMSFLNSKSNSELAPINWIASGFTKTCGDFRVGRYHITETVNIFSHRVSWSKGPRGIIRIIPKKGDTWAVYQNWSSDWNELTPDDVIYKYEIVEVIDDFTEEQGVNVIPLLKVAGFKAVFHRHTGPDVVRRIPKEELFRFSHRVPSRLLTGEEKNNAPKGCHELDPAATPVDLLKVIADVKEDTAQGSSD; via the coding sequence ATGAGTGCAGACCCAAGTACCCAAGATGCGATGGAGGAGGAAGCCCTCAAAGCAAAGCATGCGGCAGAGCGCAAGTTCCATGCACGGAACATCAAGGGTGCCAAGAGGTCAGCGATCAAGGCACATAACTTGTGCCCAACACTTGAGGGCATATCCCAGATGATCTCGACGCTTGACGTTCACCTTGCGTCTGAGTCGAAGATTGATGGGGAGAGTGATTGGTACAGGATACTGTCTCTCACTGCCTGGGCTGATGAGGAGGAGGTAAAGAAACAGTACAGAAAGCTGGCTCTCCAGTTGCACCCAGACAAGAACAAGTCAGTTGGTGCAGAGGCTGCGTTCAAACTTATCTCGGAAGCTTGGAGTGTGTTGTCCGACAAGAGCAGGAAGATGTTGTATGATCAGAAGAGGAGAGATCATTCAGCAATGAATGGGACCAATGGATTGTATGCTTGTGATACGAAGACCAATAAGAGAGCACGGAAAaatgctgcagctgctgcttcaGCAGCAGTTGAGGCTACCACTCGTCCTGCAGGGGCTGACACATTCTGGACATCATGCAACCGCTGTAGGATGCAGTATGAGTACTTGAGAATTTATTTGAACCACAACCTTCTGTGCCCAAACTGTAACCATGCATTCATGGCTGTTGAAACTGGATTTCCCTGCAATGGAACCAGTACGGCATTCGCCTGGACGACCAAGACGCAGCAGCAAAAGAACCACACTACCGTTGATCATTCATATCAATCAGCAAGCAGAACCTCTAGCATTCCAGGCGCAGGacatggagcataccaacaaGAGAATACTTATGAGTCGTACAATAGCCAAAGTTTCCAGTTCAACCAGTACCCCAAGACAacaggtgctgctgctgctgcaaatgGTTACAGGACACAGACCTTAGAGAAATCGAAAAGAAAACATGAGGAGAACTACATATTCAATTACTTTTCAAGTGGCAATGAGTATCCATCAGGGCGCGGAAGGCATTCAAAGAGGAGGCGGAATATTAATAATGGCTATGCCTATGCTTCTGTGGACTATGATGGGGAGACTGTGGCTGCAACTGCAGGTATGACTGTGATTGCTGATGCAGGAAGGGTTAATGGCACGTCGGGGGAAAAGTTTAGATCTGCAGTAAGTGGAAGAAAAGCTAATGTCTTGAGAGAGATACTCCAACTTGACACCCGAGCTCTTCTTCTCGAGAAAGCCAAGGCAGCAGTTCATGAAAAATTACAAGGCCTGAATGTTTTGTCTAGTCAGTTTGCAGAGAAAAGGAAAGCAGATAGAAGAGAGAAGCATGTCGACAACGATATAAAGGTTAACGGCATCTACCCTAACAATCCAATCAACAAATGCAAGAAATACAGCTCAAAAGATGCGGATGTTGGAATTCCTGCAACTGATGAACTGAATCCAGAACAGAAGCGTGTACCTGTGTCTATAGATGTCCCTGACCCAGATTTCCATGATTTCGACAAAGATCGCACAGAAAGAGCTTTTGGCAATGATCAGGTGTGGGCTACATACGATAGTGAAGATGGCATGCCTCGCCTCTATGCAATGGTACAGAAAGTTATATCAATGAAACCTTTCAGGATCCGAATGAGCTTCCTCAATTCTAAGTCCAATAGTGAACTGGCACCAATAAACTGGATCGCCTCAGGTTTCACAAAGACATGTGGTGATTTTAGGGTTGGAAGATACCACATTACTGAAACAGTCAACATCTTTTCCCACAGAGTTAGCTGGAGTAAAGGTCCTCGGGGAATTATCAGGATTATTCCAAAGAAAGGTGATACATGGGCCGTGTACCAGAACTGGTCTTCTGATTGGAATGAGCTTACTCCAGATGATGTGATATACAAATATGAGATAGTAGAAGTGATTGACGATTTCACTGAAGAGCAAGGTGTGAATGTCATTCCGTTGCTGAAGGTAGCCGGTTTCAAAGCGGTCTTCCACAGGCACACAGGCCCGGATGTGGTCAGAAGAATACCAAAGGAAGAGCTTTTCCGTTTCTCACATCGTGTTCCATCTCGCCTGCTCACtggggaagaaaaaaataatgctCCAAAAGGTTGCCATGAATTGGACCCTGCTGCTACTCCAGTCGACCTTCTTAAGGTTATTGCGGATGTTAAGGAGGATACTGCACAGGGAAGTTCAGATTAG
- the LOC120654473 gene encoding proline-rich protein 2-like has protein sequence MDLSSAPPRSSFMPQPPLGHADGGPRIPAAPPPAPRPPYPAALPSRPSSHATLGYPAPCGCRATPRAAPSMATAAGAPWQGRPRSGPGPGPAPAGPHSAAPAGEPATPSPEPAPFPILKVEDGHGHGRRRWEQERREKGEV, from the coding sequence ATGGACCTCAGCTCCGCACCGCCCCGGTCCTCGTTCATGCCCCAACCGCCGCTTGGCCACGCCGACGGCGGACCCCGCAtccccgccgcccctccaccggcccCACGCCCTCCCTACCCAGCCGCGCTGCCGTCAAGGCCGTCGTCCCACGCGACCCTCGGCTACCCCGCTCCCTGTGGATGTCGTGCCACCCCGAGGGCGGCGCCCTccatggccaccgccgccggcgcgccctggCAGGGGAGGCCCCGCTCCGGTCCTGGTCCCGGTCCAGCGCCCGCGggcccgcacagcgccgccccggccggcgagccggcgacccCCTCGCCCGAGCCTGCCCCCTTCCCCATTCTCAAGGTTGAagatggccatggccatgggcgGCGACGTTGGgagcaagagaggagggagaagggagaggtgtgA
- the LOC120702483 gene encoding uncharacterized protein LOC120702483 yields the protein MDLPNGRHGAPNGGVAAAGAEETVVWMKKKKQVELVREAIHGLLEERRRGHGEDNGLASSQQQLQEEEEGLLSSLLTKLDALEGDPDSGVSEPRSPHPDHQPGEGGSSSGEEKVGLAGVAKDLGKIKRQNTVTHLLLGAVIVLTAVWQVNEVSFLLWVQRKLSNPFKSLGDMIKSSLTLKGRRPMIESSPLPPVGVPDVTRADLPMLVIGSNEDLDR from the exons ATGGACCTGCCCAACGGGCGACACGGCGCCCCGAACGGcggtgtcgccgccgccggcgcggaggaGACGGTGGTgtggatgaagaagaagaagcaggtgGAGCTGGTGCGGGAGGCCATCCACGGCCTCCTGGAGGAGAGGAGGCGCGGCCACGGGGAGGACAATGGCTTGGCGTCcagccagcagcagctgcaggaggaggaagaaggcctcCTCTCCTCGTTGCTCACCAAG CTGGATGCACTGGAAGGTGATCCAGATTCGGGCGTTTCCGAACCACGCTCCCCGCACCCTGACCACCAGCCAGGGGAAggcgggagcagcagcggcgaggagaaggtggggctcgccggcgtcgccaaGGACCTGGGCAAGATCAAGCGGCAGAACACGGTGACCCACCTGCTGCTCGGCGCCGTCATCGTCCTCACCGCCGTGTGGCAGGTCAACGAGGTGTCGTTCCTGCTCTGGGTGCAGCGTAAGCTGAGCAACCCGTTCAAGTCCCTGGGGGACATGATCAAGAGCTCCCTGACGCTCAAGGGGAGGAGGCCCATGATCGagtcgtcgccgctgccgccggtcgGCGTCCCCGACGTCACCAGGGCCGATCTGCCGATGCTCGTCATCGGCAGCAACGAGGACCTGGACAGGTGA
- the LOC120654572 gene encoding uncharacterized protein LOC120654572, producing MWRLPQEEVDWILAQSNEPVDPEIRALKRANPSLVPSPEEEKDDFTVLLYKCARLCYEDEAKFAKFQAWVRCEYASKGFVDVDYDYFGERAEAIRLSHEARDEVFKDWDLSSDSEDDYACKLVKRKVRSFFLKQTLLRVDGACGLSQHQSIPLFLSSNHS from the coding sequence ATGTGGCGGCTGCCGCAGGAAGAGGTCGACTGGATCCTCGCCCAGTCGAACGAACCTGTCGATCCTGAGATACGGGCCCTGAAGCGTGCCAACCCGTCGCTGGTGccgtcgccggaggaggagaaggatgaCTTCACGGTGCTCCTCTACAAGTGTGCCCGACTCTGCTACGAGGATGAAGCCAAGTTCGCAAAATTCCAGGCGTGGGTCCGCTGCGAGTACGCCTCCAAAGGATTTGTGGACGTCGACTACGACTACTTCGGTGAAAGAGCCGAGGCAATTAGGCTGAGCCACGAAGCACGCGACGAGGTGTTCAAAGACTGGGATCTCTCTTCCGACAGCGAGGACGACTACGCTTGCAAGCTTGTGAAGAGGAAAGTTAGGAGTTTTTTTCTGAAACAAACGCTGCTCAGAGTAGATGGTGCCTGTGGTCTGTCACAGCATCAGAGCATTCCTCTTTTCTTATCTAGTAATCATTCCTAA